One window of Leptospira wolbachii serovar Codice str. CDC genomic DNA carries:
- a CDS encoding PP2C family protein-serine/threonine phosphatase translates to MGTEEPAHTILIVDDVPENVELLKYLLQQEGFKTYTAFSAEEARLVLLNTAIDTLLLDVNMPVQDGFSFCRELRTMDQFKLLPILFITSIEREVGFQEAMKNGGDDFINKPFNKRELVAKIHSVIRLKDLQDELYRQKSKYEKELQTARRVQDQLIPEKSFIWNGIKAQTLFHPYLQIGGDFVDSWIEEKKLHIVIADCSGHGPSAALIGAMFKMQLFNLVSSMGLRERVAHLRKNMELVLPEDYAITFCYAILDQDLKLSYINGGHPAPIVYIDGETKFLKGMSPMIMGINFSATDEVQSVQLKTGSMFFMYTDGASEAMNPKSEYITEDGMKEIFHESVKSGTDILPTVQNKILEFCGSSTPSDDMAMVCIQL, encoded by the coding sequence ATGGGAACAGAAGAACCGGCTCATACCATCCTCATTGTAGATGATGTTCCTGAAAATGTGGAACTTTTGAAATACCTTTTGCAACAAGAGGGGTTCAAAACTTATACCGCTTTTTCTGCAGAAGAAGCACGCCTTGTTCTCCTAAATACCGCGATTGATACTCTTTTGTTAGATGTGAATATGCCTGTTCAGGATGGGTTTTCTTTTTGTCGGGAACTCCGAACCATGGACCAGTTCAAACTCCTTCCCATCCTTTTTATCACATCCATTGAAAGAGAAGTAGGATTTCAAGAAGCAATGAAAAATGGTGGGGATGATTTTATCAACAAACCATTTAACAAAAGAGAGTTGGTTGCCAAAATCCATTCTGTCATTCGTTTGAAAGACTTACAAGACGAGTTGTACAGGCAAAAAAGTAAGTACGAAAAAGAATTACAAACCGCAAGACGGGTTCAGGACCAACTCATCCCTGAAAAAAGTTTTATCTGGAATGGAATCAAGGCCCAAACTTTGTTTCATCCTTATTTGCAAATTGGCGGCGACTTTGTAGATTCTTGGATCGAAGAAAAAAAACTTCATATTGTCATCGCCGATTGTTCGGGACATGGACCCAGTGCAGCTCTGATTGGCGCCATGTTTAAGATGCAACTTTTTAATTTAGTTTCGAGTATGGGACTTCGGGAACGAGTGGCTCATTTGCGTAAAAATATGGAGTTAGTCCTTCCTGAAGACTATGCCATTACATTTTGTTATGCGATCCTTGACCAAGACCTAAAACTTTCGTATATCAATGGGGGTCATCCTGCTCCCATAGTTTATATCGATGGCGAAACAAAGTTTCTGAAAGGAATGAGTCCCATGATTATGGGAATCAACTTTAGCGCCACCGATGAAGTTCAATCGGTCCAGTTAAAAACAGGTTCAATGTTTTTTATGTATACGGATGGGGCCAGTGAAGCGATGAACCCAAAGTCTGAATACATTACAGAGGACGGAATGAAAGAAATCTTTCATGAGTCTGTAAAGTCAGGAACAGATATTTTACCAACTGTTCAAAATAAAATTTTAGAATTCTGCGGATCTTCCACTCCGAGTGATGATATGGCGATGGTGTGTATACAATTATGA
- the ccsA gene encoding cytochrome c biogenesis protein CcsA, with translation MERKIRIFHPVFDIGFYLVVCTSLVFAVITSLVYPNVILEQGLSHRIFYLHVPVAWVALYGPILSFLFSLIFLFTRNMLWDRLAFTANQLSFLFAVGVLFSGPIWAYSAWGVPWDKTDARLQSFFILCISLVSYFIFRYLVPAKTKKAILSAYLSVLCAVSAILTWGAIRWIENPGNHPSSVLGKGGMDSDMKQSMWLGVIAFHFLFLFLFLVSNRSEKIHDIRSKLKSELE, from the coding sequence ATGGAACGTAAGATTCGGATATTCCACCCTGTTTTCGACATCGGTTTTTATCTCGTCGTTTGTACGTCACTTGTCTTTGCAGTGATTACTTCGCTTGTCTATCCTAACGTCATTTTGGAGCAAGGACTCAGCCATCGGATCTTTTACTTACACGTTCCTGTCGCCTGGGTTGCGTTATATGGGCCTATTCTCTCCTTCCTTTTTTCCCTAATTTTTCTTTTTACTAGAAATATGCTTTGGGACAGGCTTGCTTTCACAGCAAACCAACTTTCTTTTTTGTTTGCGGTAGGGGTTTTGTTCTCTGGACCGATTTGGGCCTATAGTGCCTGGGGAGTTCCTTGGGACAAAACAGATGCTAGGTTGCAATCGTTTTTTATTCTTTGTATTTCTCTTGTTAGTTATTTTATTTTTCGTTATTTAGTTCCTGCAAAAACAAAAAAGGCCATCCTTTCTGCTTACCTTTCCGTTCTTTGTGCAGTCAGTGCCATCCTAACCTGGGGAGCCATCCGTTGGATTGAAAATCCAGGAAACCATCCGAGTAGCGTTCTCGGAAAAGGGGGAATGGATTCGGACATGAAACAAAGCATGTGGCTCGGGGTAATTGCCTTCCACTTCCTATTTCTTTTCCTTTTTCTTGTTTCCAACCGCAGTGAAAAAATCCATGATATCAGATCCAAACTGAAATCGGAACTGGAATAA
- a CDS encoding ABC transporter ATP-binding protein, with translation MFTLKNISVHIAGRSLLRNINLIAKPKEITGLIGKSGSGKSTLFRLALGLLKKADGYEWDGSISWNGENLSSRQNPKLQPVFQDPFASFSPFGTMRELLLEPARIKNQFFLKNETKSKEWERIESFCIRFDLPRELLNKTKQELSGGQLQRFAILRALLTGPEYLLLDEPVTALDVLVQKKIAEELKEINAKENLGMFIVSHDLGFLSYMCDTIFVLDDGEIVESGLAKEILTNPKSPLLQSLLAAKNHSFAGTASSSESSN, from the coding sequence ATGTTTACTCTTAAAAATATTTCAGTGCATATTGCAGGTCGTTCCTTATTACGAAATATCAACTTGATCGCAAAACCAAAAGAAATTACGGGCCTCATTGGAAAATCGGGCTCTGGAAAATCAACTTTGTTTCGTTTGGCTCTTGGGCTTCTTAAGAAAGCGGATGGGTATGAATGGGATGGCTCAATCTCCTGGAATGGAGAAAATCTTTCTTCAAGACAAAACCCAAAACTCCAACCGGTATTCCAAGATCCTTTTGCTAGTTTTTCTCCCTTTGGTACGATGCGAGAATTATTACTCGAACCGGCCCGCATCAAAAATCAATTTTTCTTAAAGAATGAAACTAAATCCAAAGAATGGGAGCGAATTGAATCTTTTTGTATAAGGTTTGATCTCCCCAGAGAATTGTTAAATAAAACAAAACAAGAGTTAAGTGGTGGGCAATTGCAAAGATTTGCTATCCTTCGTGCCTTACTTACTGGGCCAGAATATTTGCTTTTGGATGAGCCTGTCACGGCTCTCGATGTACTTGTGCAAAAAAAAATTGCCGAAGAATTGAAAGAGATCAATGCGAAGGAAAATTTAGGTATGTTTATTGTGTCTCATGATTTAGGATTTTTGTCTTATATGTGTGATACTATTTTTGTATTGGATGACGGAGAAATTGTTGAGTCTGGGTTAGCAAAAGAAATTCTTACAAATCCGAAATCACCATTGTTACAGAGTTTACTTGCAGCAAAAAATCATTCGTTTGCCGGAACTGCTTCCTCTTCCGAATCATCCAATTGA
- a CDS encoding TIGR02757 family protein yields the protein MSIDFELLHSKLEDLKNKYQNLTYLDTDPICFPKQYKDPLDIEVVSLISCFYAYGNVKSIQGFLKPLFALLGPSPFQTLHKSGPEFQTLLQGLRVYRFQTKKDNQVFFQTLARVISESKKQSPLWEPKFLDKENQFWEESSIQEFQRYWEGELQITLGKKPLTYGLQFLIGKSSSKSPKKRLSLFLRWMVRSSYPDFGIYQKIRPNQIPFPLDVHIQKLIQILGITNRKSFGSKEAYLIKDFFMKIKPDDPLLYDFYLTRVGIIEKCKAEYQKGICEKCYLKEVCLVVPRGIEPRLQG from the coding sequence ATGTCGATTGATTTTGAGCTACTACATTCTAAGTTAGAAGATCTTAAAAATAAATACCAAAACCTTACCTATCTGGATACAGATCCGATCTGTTTTCCGAAACAATACAAAGATCCTTTGGATATCGAAGTGGTCTCGTTGATTTCTTGTTTTTATGCTTATGGGAATGTCAAAAGTATCCAAGGGTTTTTAAAACCTTTGTTTGCCCTTCTCGGCCCTTCTCCCTTTCAGACTCTCCACAAATCTGGTCCCGAGTTCCAAACCCTTCTCCAAGGCCTCAGAGTGTATCGGTTCCAAACAAAAAAAGACAACCAAGTGTTCTTTCAAACATTGGCCAGGGTCATTTCCGAATCAAAGAAACAATCTCCTCTTTGGGAACCTAAGTTCTTAGATAAGGAGAATCAGTTTTGGGAAGAAAGTTCTATCCAAGAGTTCCAAAGGTATTGGGAAGGAGAACTTCAAATCACATTGGGAAAGAAACCGCTCACTTATGGCCTCCAATTCTTAATTGGTAAGTCGAGTTCGAAGTCTCCCAAAAAACGCCTTTCCTTATTTTTACGTTGGATGGTGCGATCCTCTTATCCTGATTTTGGAATCTATCAAAAGATTAGGCCTAATCAAATTCCCTTCCCTTTGGACGTTCATATCCAAAAGTTAATTCAGATATTAGGTATCACCAACCGCAAAAGCTTTGGATCTAAAGAGGCTTATCTCATTAAAGATTTTTTTATGAAAATCAAACCCGACGATCCTTTGTTATACGACTTTTACCTAACAAGAGTGGGGATCATAGAAAAATGCAAAGCGGAGTATCAGAAAGGAATTTGTGAGAAATGTTATTTGAAGGAAGTTTGTTTGGTAGTGCCACGGGGAATTGAACCCCGATTGCAAGGATGA
- a CDS encoding heme exporter protein CcmB produces MLLTLLKKEFYLIGRSLGGVVSLFTLSVSVVFIFYTSIEVNEMLSERSVRGIKWATIFLLNFVIVSQSLWEERESMGWEASLSFVSPISLYLAKSLAIWFCTILVNGALVLVLSVFFQNMSIERYWGEWLFANLGSGCLVFLGVSLGLIAFESRLKEIIIPLLQLPFSIPLFLFGLEAEHRYWLEPGFYLPSVGLLLFFMLFYATLGSVMIEILRNEH; encoded by the coding sequence TTGTTACTCACCTTACTTAAAAAAGAATTTTATTTGATTGGTCGTTCGCTTGGGGGAGTGGTTTCACTTTTCACTTTAAGTGTATCCGTTGTTTTTATTTTTTACACCTCGATTGAAGTGAATGAAATGTTGTCCGAACGGAGTGTTCGGGGCATCAAATGGGCCACTATTTTTTTACTGAACTTTGTAATTGTGAGCCAAAGCCTTTGGGAAGAAAGGGAATCCATGGGTTGGGAAGCAAGTTTATCCTTTGTTAGCCCTATCTCTTTGTATTTAGCTAAGTCCCTTGCTATATGGTTTTGTACCATTTTAGTCAATGGTGCCCTTGTCCTTGTCCTTTCTGTTTTCTTTCAAAACATGAGTATCGAACGGTATTGGGGAGAGTGGCTTTTTGCAAACTTGGGGAGTGGGTGTTTGGTATTTTTGGGAGTCTCACTCGGCCTCATTGCTTTTGAAAGCCGCTTAAAAGAAATCATCATTCCTCTTTTGCAACTTCCCTTTTCCATTCCCCTTTTTCTTTTCGGATTGGAAGCCGAACATAGGTATTGGTTGGAACCAGGGTTTTACCTACCTTCTGTGGGACTTCTTTTGTTTTTTATGTTATTTTATGCAACTCTTGGTTCGGTGATGATTGAGATTCTACGGAATGAGCATTAA
- a CDS encoding tetratricopeptide repeat protein, with product MFFRSFSLALLFLFPTLVWGQKLIGNQEYPEILWGKDQEFDTSDFPNGSFIYHKDDFILARGKLFQGEPPKSNGSFTYGTETITNSGKWNNDTMELLFNGKPSGRTEIIKRLEAGVRFDPQFFPFRYNLGRLYSLEMNYEKALVEFEYAKAEMPEYFKTYLHIAILSEITRQVYYAILNYKLAVEKNPNDTEALIRLADHYLTTGLKNRALLYLNKALTIEEESPNVKLGFARLEMEKGNFHIAYKIFNRTTLTTAEGKPKPYDKKFHYYFAETASKVTDYETAEEEYTKMLSFTNDPFFATVSSKVIARRRDIAKKFAEAKRTQLDDSEEEAVPANE from the coding sequence ATGTTCTTCCGTAGCTTCAGTCTCGCACTTCTGTTTTTATTCCCAACACTGGTTTGGGGACAAAAACTCATAGGGAACCAGGAATACCCAGAGATCCTTTGGGGCAAGGACCAGGAGTTTGATACCTCCGATTTTCCCAATGGATCCTTCATCTACCACAAAGACGATTTTATCCTCGCACGGGGGAAACTCTTCCAAGGGGAACCACCGAAATCCAATGGAAGTTTTACCTATGGAACAGAAACCATTACCAATTCCGGCAAATGGAACAATGATACAATGGAACTTTTGTTCAATGGAAAACCAAGTGGACGGACAGAAATCATCAAACGATTGGAGGCAGGTGTTCGATTTGATCCTCAATTTTTTCCATTCCGATACAATCTAGGCCGATTGTATTCTTTGGAGATGAATTATGAAAAGGCACTCGTAGAATTTGAATATGCCAAAGCAGAAATGCCAGAATACTTCAAAACTTACCTGCACATAGCCATCCTTTCTGAAATTACAAGGCAAGTTTATTATGCCATTCTCAATTACAAACTGGCAGTAGAAAAAAATCCAAATGACACAGAAGCCCTCATTCGTTTGGCAGATCATTACTTAACAACTGGACTTAAAAACCGAGCCCTTCTCTATTTAAACAAAGCCCTCACAATAGAAGAAGAAAGTCCGAATGTAAAATTAGGATTTGCTCGTTTGGAAATGGAAAAGGGAAATTTTCATATTGCATACAAAATATTCAATAGAACTACTCTTACCACCGCAGAAGGAAAACCAAAACCTTACGATAAAAAATTCCACTATTATTTTGCAGAAACCGCATCGAAAGTCACCGATTACGAAACCGCAGAAGAAGAATATACAAAGATGTTAAGTTTTACCAATGATCCTTTTTTTGCGACCGTATCTTCCAAAGTCATTGCAAGAAGACGAGACATTGCCAAAAAATTTGCAGAGGCCAAACGAACTCAATTGGATGATTCGGAAGAGGAAGCAGTTCCGGCAAACGAATGA
- a CDS encoding 1-acyl-sn-glycerol-3-phosphate acyltransferase, giving the protein MTEKEATLGRWHKEFFENIHLFVKSGLTESEAKSILEEFLVLSQSTPKPKVMDIFQEPERLEEIGVYTDIRTQPRDFMLKFLDPIMKKFKVEGTENLKLLDGVIGKYPVTLISNHLSHLDAPAIFTLLYNAGPEGKKIAESLVFIAGRLAFEPDFTRLGLYMFGTLLVCSKKDMADNPSLSDVMTKINMRAFRNSQKLQSDGKVISIFPEGTRSRDGRLMPFVDTVYHYVANKVILPISLEGTEKILPIEGLLFNQAVGKLVIGKPVLVGELTKKEMLTFPTHIEQISFPGTGDKKQFIIDNLALLVGSNLNKHKHGTYRNLYKGDVRETNQLISFPKKPDEHVVIIGSSNMSVAFACVMANKNVKVTIYSPDSEMVKQSNEEKRDVVHYPIYKLPPNIEFSDKPEVLESATLFIQGTNPWEFDNIYSKIRTYLQKNKSPMVNVIKGFTGSKKGLILEDLHELLLIERDRLAVVSGACYPDQIMERKISGFEISAFEDSLIPKLKELLTNNYIFTRTAINSRDTKGVQLGGALKTVYALAMGLVEGYFKRELGGNVDNTLFHLSNRFFNEMVSIGVLLGGDPTTFNGLSGMTDFMLACFGSDTRDRKYGYDLAYGTRPEKITNGFYGLKVLPNLIQLDEKRHPIVTAAYRTVIQNEDFDLIAEKLQMQLARF; this is encoded by the coding sequence ATGACAGAAAAAGAAGCCACTTTGGGTCGCTGGCATAAAGAATTTTTTGAGAACATTCACCTATTTGTAAAATCGGGTCTCACCGAATCAGAAGCAAAGTCCATTTTAGAAGAGTTTTTAGTTCTCTCGCAAAGCACACCGAAACCTAAGGTCATGGATATCTTTCAAGAACCAGAACGTCTGGAAGAAATCGGCGTGTATACGGACATCCGCACCCAACCTCGCGACTTTATGCTGAAGTTCCTGGATCCCATTATGAAGAAATTCAAAGTGGAAGGAACAGAGAACCTAAAACTGTTAGATGGAGTCATCGGCAAGTATCCAGTCACTCTCATTTCCAATCATTTGAGCCATTTGGATGCACCAGCTATCTTTACACTATTGTACAATGCAGGCCCGGAAGGAAAAAAAATTGCAGAATCCCTTGTCTTTATAGCAGGACGGCTAGCATTCGAACCGGACTTCACACGGCTCGGCCTCTACATGTTTGGAACCCTTCTTGTTTGTTCCAAAAAGGATATGGCCGACAATCCGTCTTTATCCGACGTGATGACCAAAATCAATATGCGAGCTTTCCGCAATTCGCAGAAATTACAGTCAGATGGAAAGGTCATTTCCATCTTTCCAGAAGGAACTCGCTCTCGTGACGGTAGGCTTATGCCTTTTGTGGACACAGTGTACCATTATGTTGCCAATAAAGTCATTTTACCCATCTCGTTAGAAGGAACGGAAAAAATTCTCCCGATAGAAGGTTTACTTTTTAACCAAGCCGTCGGGAAACTCGTGATAGGAAAACCAGTCCTTGTTGGGGAACTCACAAAAAAGGAAATGTTAACATTTCCAACTCACATTGAACAAATTTCCTTTCCGGGCACTGGAGACAAAAAACAGTTCATAATCGATAACCTGGCTCTCCTTGTTGGAAGTAATTTAAACAAACACAAACATGGAACCTATCGTAACCTCTACAAAGGAGACGTGAGAGAAACAAACCAACTCATTTCGTTTCCGAAAAAACCAGACGAACATGTGGTCATCATTGGCTCATCCAATATGTCCGTGGCTTTCGCTTGTGTGATGGCAAATAAAAATGTAAAAGTCACTATCTACAGCCCCGATTCAGAAATGGTAAAACAAAGTAATGAAGAAAAGCGCGATGTGGTCCATTATCCTATTTACAAATTACCACCAAACATCGAATTTTCGGACAAACCGGAAGTTTTAGAATCAGCAACCCTATTCATCCAAGGAACTAATCCCTGGGAATTCGATAACATCTACTCAAAAATTAGAACATACCTTCAGAAAAATAAATCCCCCATGGTCAACGTAATCAAAGGATTTACTGGTTCTAAAAAGGGTCTTATTTTGGAAGACCTTCATGAATTGTTACTGATTGAACGAGATCGTCTCGCAGTCGTTTCTGGTGCCTGTTACCCCGACCAAATTATGGAACGTAAAATTTCTGGATTTGAAATCTCAGCTTTCGAAGACTCTCTCATACCTAAACTGAAAGAACTTCTCACCAATAACTATATTTTCACAAGAACCGCTATCAATTCGAGGGACACAAAAGGAGTTCAACTCGGTGGAGCCTTAAAAACAGTCTATGCCCTTGCTATGGGACTTGTAGAAGGCTATTTCAAACGAGAGTTAGGTGGAAATGTGGATAATACACTTTTCCATTTGAGTAATCGCTTTTTCAATGAAATGGTATCTATCGGAGTTTTACTTGGTGGGGATCCAACTACATTCAATGGCCTTTCAGGAATGACAGACTTTATGTTGGCATGTTTCGGATCAGATACTAGAGATAGAAAGTACGGGTATGATTTGGCTTACGGCACAAGACCAGAAAAGATCACCAATGGCTTTTATGGGCTAAAAGTACTACCCAACCTAATCCAACTAGATGAAAAAAGGCATCCCATTGTAACAGCAGCTTACCGAACTGTGATCCAAAACGAGGACTTTGATTTGATTGCGGAAAAATTGCAAATGCAATTGGCTAGATTTTAG
- a CDS encoding hydroxymethylglutaryl-CoA lyase — translation MEQIKITEVGPRDGLQNEKTILSTQDKFEFVSRLVESGSKNIELTSFVRKDRIPQMGDATELAALVLPKFQNQVQFSCLTPNAKGYEGAKEAGFSEVAVFTATSETFTKKNINMTIQESLDFFKPIFTEAKSDGIKVRGYISTVIACPYEGKIKPEQTLEIAERLLDAGAYEISLGETIGVAVPMEVESLLEVLLKKIPTSYLAGHFHDTYGMAVANIKQALSMGIRSFDSSAGGLGGCPYAKGAAGNVATEDLVYFLHKEGYDTGIRLDSLIKASQFMEERIGRKLTSRTYVAMKNVD, via the coding sequence TTGGAACAAATTAAAATCACAGAAGTGGGACCAAGGGATGGATTACAAAACGAAAAAACCATTCTCTCCACTCAGGATAAATTCGAATTCGTATCTCGTCTAGTAGAAAGCGGAAGCAAAAATATTGAACTCACTTCCTTTGTGCGCAAAGATAGAATTCCTCAAATGGGTGATGCCACAGAACTTGCAGCCCTTGTTCTCCCCAAGTTCCAAAACCAAGTCCAATTTTCTTGCCTGACTCCCAATGCCAAAGGTTACGAAGGGGCCAAAGAGGCAGGTTTTTCTGAAGTTGCTGTTTTCACTGCCACTTCAGAGACCTTTACCAAAAAAAATATCAATATGACGATTCAGGAGAGTTTAGATTTTTTTAAACCGATCTTTACTGAGGCGAAGTCGGATGGAATCAAGGTGAGAGGGTATATCTCTACAGTAATAGCCTGTCCCTACGAAGGAAAAATCAAACCAGAACAAACCCTAGAGATCGCCGAACGTTTATTAGATGCCGGAGCTTATGAAATCTCTCTTGGAGAAACGATTGGGGTGGCAGTTCCTATGGAAGTTGAATCGCTATTAGAAGTTCTATTAAAAAAAATTCCAACATCTTACCTTGCGGGTCACTTTCACGATACCTATGGAATGGCAGTCGCCAATATAAAACAAGCGCTGAGTATGGGGATCCGTAGTTTTGATAGTTCAGCGGGAGGCCTCGGTGGTTGCCCTTATGCCAAAGGAGCCGCAGGAAATGTGGCCACCGAAGATTTGGTCTATTTTCTTCATAAAGAAGGATATGATACCGGAATCCGATTGGATTCTCTCATCAAGGCAAGCCAATTTATGGAAGAAAGGATTGGAAGAAAACTTACCTCAAGAACTTACGTTGCGATGAAGAATGTCGATTGA
- a CDS encoding adenylosuccinate synthase — MPANLVVGAQWGDEGKAKVIDYLSKDTDIIVRYQGGANAGHTVVVGGKKYIFHLVPSGIIYDNTTCVIGNGVVLDPEYFLKECADLESHGFRVKEKLLISDSCHILLPYHRLIDEAREAGSSPERKIGTTKKGIGMCYADKMLRNGVRAGDLLDKENLKRKLTHILEVKNQELVKYYDLEPVNINEMYDFLLDFADKIGKNIVNTVYYLNSELEKGKRVLLEGAQGTGLDIDFGTYPYVTSSNPTTGGALAGSGVSFRYLKDVIGITKAYATRVGEGPFPSEILGEAGDVLRKLGGEYGSTTGRPRRCGWFDVQMIKHAVTVNGINSLVLTKIDVLSHYDSIPVVVGYEYKGKKLDFFPSQGLEDVKPLFADFKGWKDDIAGINSFSKLPPLCQSYIKSLQELVHTKIGIVSTGPDREHTIIMD; from the coding sequence ATGCCTGCAAATTTAGTTGTCGGAGCACAATGGGGTGATGAAGGAAAAGCTAAGGTAATCGATTACCTTTCCAAAGATACAGATATTATTGTTCGGTACCAAGGTGGTGCGAACGCCGGTCATACAGTGGTAGTGGGTGGAAAGAAGTACATTTTTCATCTTGTACCTTCTGGAATTATTTATGACAATACTACTTGTGTCATTGGGAACGGGGTGGTACTTGATCCTGAATATTTTTTAAAAGAATGTGCCGATTTGGAATCTCATGGGTTCCGAGTGAAAGAAAAATTGCTTATCAGTGATTCTTGCCATATCCTTTTGCCTTATCATCGTTTGATTGATGAAGCCAGGGAAGCTGGATCCTCTCCAGAAAGAAAGATCGGAACCACAAAGAAGGGGATCGGAATGTGTTACGCAGACAAAATGCTTCGTAACGGAGTCCGTGCTGGTGATCTTTTAGATAAAGAGAATTTAAAACGAAAACTCACTCATATTTTGGAAGTGAAAAACCAAGAATTAGTGAAGTATTATGATTTAGAACCAGTAAATATCAATGAAATGTATGATTTCCTTTTGGATTTTGCGGATAAAATCGGCAAGAACATTGTGAACACGGTGTATTACTTAAATTCCGAGTTAGAAAAAGGCAAACGAGTTCTTTTGGAAGGGGCCCAAGGGACAGGTCTTGATATTGATTTTGGAACCTATCCTTATGTAACTAGCTCCAACCCAACAACAGGTGGAGCTCTTGCCGGTTCGGGTGTGAGTTTCCGATATTTAAAAGATGTAATCGGTATCACTAAAGCTTATGCCACTCGAGTAGGAGAAGGACCTTTTCCATCCGAGATTTTAGGAGAAGCAGGTGACGTTTTGCGTAAGTTAGGTGGTGAATACGGGTCCACTACGGGAAGACCAAGAAGATGCGGTTGGTTTGATGTTCAAATGATTAAACATGCTGTGACTGTCAATGGAATCAACTCGCTGGTACTTACTAAAATTGATGTTCTGAGTCATTATGATTCCATTCCTGTTGTTGTAGGTTATGAATACAAAGGTAAGAAGTTGGATTTTTTCCCATCCCAGGGACTCGAAGACGTCAAACCGTTGTTTGCTGATTTCAAAGGTTGGAAGGATGATATTGCTGGAATTAACTCTTTCTCCAAATTACCTCCACTTTGCCAATCTTACATCAAGTCCTTACAAGAGTTGGTACACACGAAGATTGGTATTGTTTCGACTGGGCCGGATCGTGAGCACACGATCATCATGGATTAA
- a CDS encoding ATP phosphoribosyltransferase regulatory subunit, whose translation MNQKNKSISSEQKWIPDGFHFLGPEESKNRRILLQTFSELFEKEGYSEINLPSFDYSNSFRSHLDHGVESLLVTKDWDGNELSPGVDLTLQVVKGMAARSHWEENQNIFYFARKIRDHKKRNASRREILQIGVESLGKSDTTQIISQIKILKKLWTSSVPKIPFTIVFGHSSFFRSVLEILGWNEEQTKVLRQLLYTKNVPELVSLAARENTKESHTQMIQLLLRPIPVADLPKFKDSLHKILDPKEWDLLKGDLESIIAFFGEWTKFMDGTPSIWDPSLLRDLSYYTGFMFQGYVDRDPEPVFAGGVYNELYESFTGIKKDACGFALHLDSIEEIVNKVK comes from the coding sequence ATGAATCAAAAAAACAAATCAATTTCCTCGGAACAAAAATGGATTCCGGATGGATTTCATTTTTTAGGCCCCGAAGAAAGCAAAAACCGGCGGATTTTACTACAAACATTTTCGGAGCTCTTTGAGAAAGAAGGGTATTCTGAAATCAATCTACCTTCTTTTGATTATTCTAATTCCTTTCGTTCTCATTTGGATCATGGGGTGGAGAGTTTACTTGTCACAAAGGATTGGGATGGGAATGAACTTTCTCCTGGTGTCGACTTAACACTACAAGTAGTGAAAGGAATGGCTGCTCGTTCGCATTGGGAAGAGAACCAAAACATATTTTATTTTGCTCGTAAGATTCGTGACCACAAAAAACGAAATGCGTCACGAAGAGAGATTCTTCAAATCGGAGTAGAATCCTTAGGAAAGAGCGATACAACACAAATCATTTCTCAAATCAAAATCTTAAAAAAACTTTGGACGAGTTCAGTGCCAAAGATCCCGTTTACCATTGTATTTGGACACTCTTCTTTTTTTAGATCTGTTTTGGAAATTTTGGGTTGGAACGAGGAACAAACAAAAGTTTTGCGCCAACTTCTCTATACAAAAAATGTTCCAGAACTTGTATCTCTTGCAGCAAGAGAAAATACAAAAGAATCACATACACAGATGATTCAACTCCTTCTGCGACCGATCCCTGTTGCGGACCTTCCAAAATTTAAGGATTCACTTCATAAGATTTTAGATCCAAAAGAGTGGGACCTGCTTAAAGGTGATTTGGAATCCATCATTGCCTTTTTTGGAGAGTGGACAAAGTTTATGGATGGGACACCTAGTATTTGGGATCCTTCCCTTCTTCGTGATCTTTCTTATTATACTGGTTTTATGTTTCAAGGATACGTAGACCGTGATCCTGAACCGGTTTTTGCCGGTGGTGTTTATAATGAATTGTATGAAAGCTTTACCGGAATTAAAAAGGATGCCTGCGGTTTTGCCCTACATCTGGATTCCATAGAAGAAATAGTAAATAAGGTTAAATGA